The Rhizobium sp. BG4 genome has a window encoding:
- a CDS encoding aldehyde dehydrogenase (NADP(+)), which translates to MAIKGNLLIAGSEKRGSSGEFSGIEAATGRSLAVSFGGAAPADVEDATRLAWEAFSIYRETDLEARASFLETIATEIEGVGDELVERAMAETGLPRGRLEGERARTTAQLRLFAKEVREGRFQELRFDAGDASRKPVPKPDLRLRNIPIGPVAVFGASNFPLAFSVAGGDTASALAAGCPVVVKAHSAHPATSELVGRAVQRAVQKANLPVGTFALLFDTGFDVGQQLVADPRIRAVGFTGSRKGGTALMKIASERKQPIPVYAEMSSINPVILFPGALANRAEEIATSFVSSLALGAGQFCTNPGLILAVHGKGLDAFIARARELLPETGAQTMLTPAIAKAFREGVGRLERHAEVSMLAKGKSGGKYDGVAALFETSAASLLAHHELQDEVFGAAGLVVRCKDFDELEKVIDALEGQLTVALHVDDSDIDDARRLVPKLEMLAGRLLVNGFGTGVEVSPAMVHGGPYPATADGRSTSVGTLAIYRFLRPVSYQDFPEAIRPIALR; encoded by the coding sequence ATGGCAATTAAAGGGAACCTTTTGATCGCAGGATCAGAAAAGCGCGGCTCGAGCGGCGAGTTTTCGGGGATCGAAGCTGCGACCGGAAGGTCCCTGGCCGTTTCTTTCGGGGGCGCCGCGCCTGCCGACGTCGAGGATGCTACCCGTCTGGCGTGGGAGGCCTTCAGCATCTATCGCGAAACGGACCTCGAAGCGCGAGCCTCATTCCTCGAGACGATAGCGACCGAGATCGAAGGCGTCGGCGATGAGCTGGTCGAGCGCGCTATGGCCGAGACTGGCCTTCCGCGCGGGAGGCTGGAGGGGGAGCGAGCCCGTACGACCGCCCAGCTTCGGCTGTTCGCAAAGGAGGTCCGCGAAGGCCGGTTTCAGGAGCTCCGCTTCGACGCGGGCGATGCCTCGCGAAAGCCGGTGCCCAAGCCGGACCTTCGCCTGCGCAACATTCCCATCGGGCCTGTCGCCGTCTTCGGCGCCTCGAACTTCCCTTTGGCCTTTTCGGTTGCGGGCGGCGACACAGCCTCAGCCTTGGCCGCCGGCTGCCCGGTCGTCGTAAAGGCCCACTCGGCGCATCCAGCAACGTCCGAACTCGTGGGGCGCGCAGTACAGCGTGCCGTCCAGAAAGCCAACCTGCCCGTTGGTACGTTCGCTCTTCTGTTCGACACGGGCTTCGACGTGGGGCAGCAGCTGGTCGCCGACCCGAGGATCCGCGCGGTCGGCTTTACCGGCTCCCGCAAAGGTGGGACCGCACTTATGAAGATCGCATCCGAACGCAAGCAGCCGATCCCCGTCTACGCCGAGATGAGCAGCATCAACCCGGTCATCCTGTTTCCGGGAGCGCTTGCTAATCGCGCCGAGGAGATCGCGACATCTTTTGTCTCGTCACTGGCGCTCGGCGCCGGCCAATTCTGCACGAACCCCGGTCTCATCCTGGCCGTACACGGTAAGGGGCTCGACGCCTTTATCGCGAGGGCCAGGGAACTGCTGCCGGAGACCGGGGCGCAGACGATGCTGACACCGGCCATCGCCAAGGCGTTTCGAGAGGGCGTCGGCCGCCTCGAACGACATGCCGAGGTTTCCATGCTCGCCAAGGGAAAGTCCGGCGGCAAGTACGACGGAGTGGCCGCGCTCTTTGAAACGTCGGCCGCCTCGCTCCTCGCACATCACGAACTGCAGGACGAAGTCTTCGGCGCGGCCGGGCTAGTCGTGCGCTGCAAGGATTTCGATGAGCTGGAGAAGGTGATTGACGCTCTCGAGGGCCAGCTCACCGTCGCGTTGCATGTCGACGATAGCGATATCGACGACGCTCGACGTCTTGTTCCGAAGCTTGAGATGCTGGCGGGGCGGCTGCTCGTCAATGGCTTCGGCACCGGGGTTGAGGTGTCGCCTGCCATGGTGCACGGCGGCCCCTATCCGGCGACGGCCGATGGCCGTTCTACCTCGGTCGGAACACTCGCAATTTATCGGTTTCTGCGACCGGTGTCCTATCAAGACTTTCCAGAAGCGATCCGCCCGATCGCCTTGCGGTAA